The following coding sequences are from one Streptomyces angustmyceticus window:
- a CDS encoding DHA2 family efflux MFS transporter permease subunit: MPEHLPFLSPRRRLLVLAICCASMVVVVMDISIVNVALPSIRRDLHTSQSGLQWTVDAYTLVLAGFLVLAGSTADRVGRRRVFHIGLATFGFGSLLCGLAPSIDWLIVARVVQAVGGTMLNPVAMAIVATTFPDPAGRARAIGVFASMSGLSLALGPILGGALVDGFGWHAIFWINVPIVVAAFVCTALFVPESRASRGRRFDPVGQTLMVLVLGGVVFAIIESGPWGWTSPVILGLLAVAVLGVLGIVLYEPRRVDPLLELRLFRSVPFSSALVMAVFALCGFGAFLFVTTQYLQDVRGMSAFTAGLCLLPVGALVIVLSPFTGRLLGARGPRLPLVVAGSALALGGGASLWLGPATPLPAVLAVYLLFGVFMGTVNPPITNTAVSGMPRSMAGVATSLASAGRQTGTTLGVAVAGTMVGSAAHHSATAFTGAEHGVWWMVLGFGLGIVVLGLVSTGRRASDTAARAAESFEDVSRGVRRPAAPTVRR; this comes from the coding sequence ATGCCCGAACACCTCCCTTTCCTCAGTCCTCGTCGCCGGCTGCTGGTGCTCGCGATCTGCTGCGCCAGCATGGTCGTCGTGGTGATGGACATCTCCATCGTCAATGTCGCGCTGCCGTCGATCCGTCGTGATCTGCACACCTCGCAGTCCGGCCTGCAGTGGACGGTAGACGCCTACACCCTGGTCCTCGCCGGCTTCCTCGTGCTGGCCGGGTCCACCGCCGACCGCGTCGGCCGTCGGCGCGTCTTCCACATCGGCCTCGCCACCTTCGGTTTCGGCTCGCTGCTGTGCGGCCTGGCGCCGAGCATCGACTGGCTGATCGTGGCGCGCGTGGTGCAGGCCGTCGGCGGCACGATGCTCAATCCGGTGGCGATGGCGATCGTCGCCACCACGTTCCCCGACCCGGCCGGGCGCGCCAGGGCCATCGGGGTGTTCGCCTCGATGAGCGGCCTGTCGCTGGCGCTGGGGCCGATTCTGGGCGGTGCCCTGGTCGACGGCTTCGGCTGGCACGCCATCTTCTGGATCAATGTGCCGATCGTGGTGGCCGCGTTCGTGTGCACCGCGCTGTTCGTCCCCGAGTCCCGCGCTTCGCGGGGGCGCCGGTTCGACCCGGTGGGCCAGACCTTGATGGTCCTGGTGCTGGGCGGCGTCGTCTTCGCGATCATCGAGTCCGGGCCGTGGGGCTGGACCTCGCCGGTCATCCTGGGACTGCTCGCCGTCGCGGTGCTCGGCGTGCTCGGCATCGTCCTGTACGAACCGCGCCGCGTCGACCCGCTGTTGGAGCTGCGCCTGTTCCGCAGCGTGCCGTTCAGCTCGGCGCTGGTGATGGCGGTCTTCGCCCTGTGCGGGTTCGGCGCGTTCCTGTTCGTGACGACCCAGTATCTGCAGGACGTACGGGGCATGTCGGCGTTCACGGCCGGGCTGTGCCTGCTGCCGGTCGGGGCGCTGGTCATCGTGCTGTCGCCGTTCACCGGCCGGCTGCTCGGCGCGCGCGGCCCCCGGCTGCCGCTGGTGGTCGCCGGGAGTGCGCTGGCGCTGGGCGGCGGCGCGTCGCTCTGGCTCGGACCGGCCACGCCCCTGCCGGCCGTGCTCGCCGTCTACCTGCTGTTCGGAGTCTTCATGGGCACGGTCAACCCGCCGATCACCAACACCGCGGTCTCCGGGATGCCCCGCTCGATGGCCGGGGTGGCCACCTCGCTGGCCTCCGCCGGCCGGCAGACCGGCACCACCCTGGGCGTCGCCGTCGCCGGGACCATGGTGGGGTCGGCCGCGCATCACAGCGCGACGGCGTTCACCGGAGCGGAGCACGGCGTGTGGTGGATGGTGCTCGGATTCGGCCTGGGCATCGTGGTGCTGGGGCTGGTCAGCACCGGCCGCCGGGCCTCGGACACCGCAGCGCGGGCGGCGGAATCGTTCGAGGACGTGAGCCGTGGCGTGCGTCGTCCCGCCGCGCCCACCGTCCGCCGGTGA
- a CDS encoding MFS transporter yields the protein MAGAIDSVAAALAVLLSASAAMFGALFVGTYFLQDVLALDPLQSGLRALPLAVMMVLGAPAAAVLQRRHGARRTTMAAMALVVLGILVLSSLDRTASTPVICGGFLLLGTGFGTVMVTATAVIVHQAPMEHAGVTGGLQQTAMNIGPMLGAAVATMLMTLTAPASTGTEPTAGGPHVPPEVFTSAMGATLPALAALAALGALAAAVLPRRAQGAKASRPSTSTARDGREPGRATTRTAGAGE from the coding sequence CTGGCCGGAGCGATTGATTCCGTTGCCGCGGCGCTGGCCGTACTGCTCTCCGCGTCGGCCGCCATGTTCGGCGCACTGTTCGTCGGCACCTACTTCCTGCAGGACGTCCTCGCCCTGGACCCGCTGCAGAGCGGTCTTCGGGCGCTGCCGCTGGCGGTGATGATGGTGTTGGGCGCGCCGGCCGCCGCGGTGCTCCAGCGGCGGCACGGTGCCCGCCGCACGACCATGGCGGCCATGGCCCTCGTCGTCCTCGGCATCCTGGTGCTGTCCTCACTCGACCGGACAGCCTCGACACCCGTCATCTGCGGGGGATTCCTCCTGCTGGGCACCGGGTTCGGCACCGTGATGGTCACCGCGACGGCCGTCATCGTGCACCAGGCGCCCATGGAACACGCCGGGGTGACCGGCGGCCTCCAGCAGACCGCGATGAACATCGGTCCGATGCTGGGTGCCGCGGTGGCAACCATGCTGATGACCCTCACGGCACCGGCTTCGACCGGCACGGAGCCGACCGCCGGCGGACCACACGTGCCCCCCGAGGTGTTCACGTCGGCCATGGGCGCCACGCTGCCGGCCCTCGCGGCCCTCGCCGCGCTCGGAGCGCTGGCCGCCGCCGTACTGCCACGCCGTGCGCAGGGTGCCAAGGCATCCCGGCCGTCGACGAGCACAGCCCGGGACGGCCGGGAGCCGGGTCGCGCAACCACCCGGACGGCGGGTGCGGGTGAGTGA
- a CDS encoding TetR/AcrR family transcriptional regulator, which translates to MPQPTRGRPRAFDRDRAVLDAARLFWRRGYSGTSTRDLTSALGLSTSSLYAAFGSKAGLFEEAVRTYAEPYREIYRQAVAEKDVRNVIDRILIGSVEEFTRPSDAHPGCLLSSAAMTDSTSTLDTSAYYAELQGWNERALLARVERAVQDGELVAGTDAAALTGLVQSVVHGLSVQANLGTAHEDLRATARFTHELICRQLTPPTP; encoded by the coding sequence GTGCCCCAGCCCACCCGTGGACGACCACGAGCCTTCGACCGCGACCGCGCGGTCCTCGACGCCGCCCGCCTCTTCTGGCGTCGCGGCTACTCCGGGACGTCGACCCGCGACCTCACCTCGGCCCTCGGACTCTCGACCTCCAGCCTCTACGCCGCCTTCGGCAGCAAGGCCGGACTGTTCGAAGAAGCGGTGCGGACCTACGCCGAGCCCTACCGGGAGATCTACCGGCAGGCCGTCGCCGAGAAGGACGTCCGGAACGTCATCGACCGGATCCTGATCGGCTCGGTCGAGGAGTTCACCCGGCCAAGTGACGCCCATCCAGGCTGCCTTCTCAGCAGCGCCGCGATGACCGACAGCACGAGCACGCTCGACACCAGCGCCTACTACGCCGAACTGCAGGGCTGGAACGAGCGCGCCCTCCTCGCACGCGTCGAGCGAGCGGTCCAGGACGGGGAACTGGTCGCCGGCACCGACGCGGCGGCCCTGACCGGACTCGTCCAGTCCGTCGTGCACGGACTGTCCGTGCAGGCCAACCTCGGCACGGCCCACGAGGATCTGCGGGCGACGGCGCGGTTCACCCACGAGCTGATCTGCCGACAACTCACGCCGCCCACACCCTGA
- a CDS encoding SDR family oxidoreductase — MKFTVIGGTGLIGSQVVRKLTAAGHQAAPAAPSTGVDLITGEGLDQALEGAEGVINLANSPTFDEASLEFFRTAMHNLLAAGERAGVRHQVILSIVGVDRVPQLDYYRAKTLQEDLLRQGPTPYSIVRATQFFEFMDAVLSWTSDDSTVRLPATPIQPIAAADVVDAVAHVSTGTPLHGIYEVAGPDVCPLDELGRVTLAAQKDARTVTTDAQAGMFGAITGDALLPGPHAHLASTHYQEWVQKAG, encoded by the coding sequence ATGAAGTTCACAGTGATCGGTGGTACCGGGCTGATCGGCTCGCAGGTGGTCCGGAAGCTGACCGCAGCCGGCCATCAGGCCGCCCCCGCGGCGCCGTCCACCGGTGTCGACCTGATCACCGGCGAGGGCCTGGACCAGGCCCTGGAAGGCGCCGAGGGCGTGATCAATCTGGCCAACTCGCCGACCTTCGACGAGGCGTCCTTGGAGTTCTTCCGCACCGCCATGCACAACCTGCTCGCCGCCGGAGAGCGTGCCGGCGTCCGGCACCAGGTCATCCTCTCGATCGTCGGCGTGGACCGGGTGCCCCAGTTGGACTACTACCGGGCCAAGACCTTGCAGGAGGATCTGCTCCGCCAGGGGCCCACGCCGTACTCCATCGTGCGCGCCACCCAGTTCTTCGAGTTCATGGACGCCGTGTTGTCGTGGACGTCCGACGACAGCACGGTCCGGCTGCCGGCCACCCCCATCCAGCCGATCGCCGCCGCGGATGTCGTCGACGCGGTCGCCCACGTTTCGACCGGCACTCCGCTCCACGGCATCTACGAGGTGGCCGGCCCGGACGTCTGCCCGCTCGACGAACTCGGCAGGGTCACCCTGGCCGCGCAGAAGGACGCCCGGACCGTCACCACCGACGCCCAGGCCGGCATGTTCGGGGCCATCACCGGCGACGCACTCCTCCCGGGACCGCACGCACACCTGGCGTCCACGCACTACCAGGAGTGGGTCCAGAAGGCGGGATGA
- a CDS encoding aldo/keto reductase yields MKYRTLGANGPEVSAIGLGCMGMSVAYGVPDEEESQHTLDRAYETGLTFLDTADAYGQGANEELVGRWLRRHARERDRMVVATKFGLRHDASTGRVGDVDTSADYVPVACRASLRRLGVEHIDLYYAHRRDPATPVEETVGAMSRLVAAGLVRHIGLSEVSAATLRTAHAVHPISAVQVEYSLFTRGVVEGELLATCRDLGIAVVAYSPLGRGMLTGAVSSRGDLDPDDNRRRWPRFADENIQRNLVLVQAVREVAERIGCSPAQAALAWLLAEGDDIVPIPGTKRRRYLEENVAAVALSLTEADRELLRRAVPEEAVAGERYPESALKRLGH; encoded by the coding sequence ATGAAGTACCGCACGCTGGGTGCCAACGGCCCCGAGGTGTCCGCGATCGGTCTGGGCTGCATGGGCATGTCCGTCGCCTACGGCGTCCCCGACGAGGAGGAGTCCCAGCACACGCTGGACCGCGCCTACGAGACGGGCCTCACTTTCCTGGACACCGCCGACGCCTACGGGCAGGGCGCCAACGAGGAGTTGGTCGGCCGGTGGCTGCGCCGGCACGCCCGCGAGCGGGACCGGATGGTCGTGGCGACCAAGTTCGGACTCCGCCACGACGCGTCGACCGGCCGCGTCGGTGACGTCGACACCTCCGCCGACTACGTACCCGTCGCCTGCCGGGCATCCCTGCGCCGCTTGGGAGTTGAGCACATCGACCTCTACTACGCGCATCGCCGAGACCCCGCCACGCCCGTCGAGGAGACGGTCGGCGCCATGTCCCGGTTGGTGGCGGCCGGACTGGTGCGCCACATCGGGCTGAGCGAGGTCAGCGCCGCGACACTGCGCACGGCCCACGCCGTCCACCCGATCAGCGCGGTCCAGGTGGAGTACTCCCTCTTCACCCGCGGCGTGGTGGAGGGCGAACTGCTGGCCACCTGCCGCGACTTGGGCATCGCCGTCGTCGCCTACTCCCCGCTGGGGCGCGGGATGCTCACCGGGGCCGTCTCCTCCCGAGGCGACCTGGACCCGGACGACAACCGGCGGCGCTGGCCCCGGTTCGCCGACGAGAACATCCAGCGCAACCTGGTACTCGTCCAGGCGGTACGGGAGGTCGCCGAACGGATCGGCTGCTCGCCCGCCCAGGCCGCGCTGGCCTGGCTGCTGGCCGAGGGCGACGACATCGTCCCCATCCCCGGTACCAAGCGGCGCCGTTACCTGGAGGAGAACGTCGCCGCCGTGGCGCTGTCCCTGACCGAGGCCGACCGCGAGCTGCTGCGCCGGGCGGTGCCCGAGGAGGCGGTGGCGGGGGAGCGCTACCCGGAATCGGCCCTGAAGCGGTTGGGGCACTGA
- a CDS encoding MerR family transcriptional regulator, giving the protein MVEVNKQPHEPIPEAGLSIAEAARRTGVSAHTLRYYERAGLVVTPVDRTHSGRRRYHALDLKWITICTMLRATGMPIKGVRRYAELVAAGGGNEAERLEVLESHRDQVLADIAELQENLKLIARKIDVYRDRLAAGDAGQLWARHRSPGAAG; this is encoded by the coding sequence GTGGTCGAAGTCAACAAGCAGCCGCACGAGCCCATCCCCGAGGCAGGACTGAGCATCGCCGAGGCCGCTCGCCGTACCGGAGTGAGCGCTCACACCCTGCGCTACTACGAACGCGCCGGCCTGGTCGTCACCCCCGTCGACCGCACCCACAGCGGCCGGCGCCGCTACCACGCGCTCGACCTGAAATGGATCACCATCTGCACGATGCTGCGCGCGACCGGCATGCCCATCAAGGGCGTCCGCCGCTACGCCGAACTCGTCGCGGCAGGCGGCGGCAACGAAGCCGAACGGCTGGAGGTGCTGGAGTCACATCGCGACCAGGTACTCGCCGACATCGCCGAACTCCAGGAGAACCTGAAACTCATCGCCCGCAAGATCGACGTCTACCGGGACCGCCTCGCCGCCGGCGACGCCGGCCAGCTGTGGGCGCGCCACCGGTCGCCGGGGGCGGCGGGCTGA
- a CDS encoding M20 family metallopeptidase: MTMHKTGPVSVDAMIEDLRTLVETESPSRDLAALTESAKVVAEVIESRLGGQAVLVESEAGPHVHWSGGGDPAVLILGHHDTVFPLGTLERRPFMVQGGHATGPGVFDMLGGLVQAVHGLATLDDRSGVEILVTADEEVGSRSSRALIEARALACGAVLVVEGAGEGGALKTGRKGCGTFQVSVTGRASHAGLEPAAGVNALTEAAHQVLDIAALARPDRGTTVTPTVASAGTLDNVVPAEATVVVDVRVESADEKERVESAFAALAPHLDEAQIAVTGAVSRPPMPESASAELFALAKTLLPGIGGTAVGGGSDGNFTAALGVPTLDGLGAVGGGAHADHEYLVVDAMAERANLVAGLVRARQGGRAEADETA, translated from the coding sequence ATGACGATGCACAAGACCGGCCCGGTGAGTGTCGACGCGATGATCGAGGATCTCAGGACACTCGTCGAGACCGAGTCTCCCTCGCGTGATCTCGCCGCGTTGACGGAGTCGGCCAAGGTGGTCGCCGAGGTCATCGAGAGCCGCCTCGGCGGGCAGGCCGTCCTGGTGGAGAGCGAAGCCGGGCCGCACGTCCACTGGTCGGGTGGCGGCGATCCCGCGGTACTGATCCTCGGTCATCACGACACGGTGTTCCCGCTCGGCACCCTGGAACGCCGCCCGTTCATGGTCCAGGGCGGGCACGCCACCGGTCCCGGCGTCTTCGACATGCTGGGCGGTCTCGTACAGGCCGTGCACGGCCTGGCGACGCTCGACGACCGGTCGGGTGTCGAGATCCTGGTGACCGCCGACGAGGAGGTGGGCTCCCGCTCCTCGCGCGCGCTCATCGAGGCACGGGCGCTGGCCTGCGGCGCCGTCCTCGTGGTCGAAGGCGCCGGGGAGGGCGGCGCCCTGAAGACCGGCCGCAAGGGCTGTGGCACGTTCCAGGTCTCGGTCACGGGCCGGGCGTCACACGCGGGCCTGGAGCCCGCCGCCGGGGTCAACGCCCTGACCGAAGCCGCGCACCAGGTACTGGACATCGCGGCGCTCGCCCGACCCGACAGGGGCACGACGGTCACCCCGACCGTCGCGTCCGCCGGAACCCTGGACAACGTGGTGCCGGCGGAGGCGACCGTCGTCGTCGACGTCCGGGTCGAGTCCGCCGACGAGAAGGAACGCGTCGAATCCGCCTTCGCGGCACTGGCTCCGCATCTCGACGAGGCGCAGATCGCGGTCACGGGAGCCGTCAGCCGGCCGCCGATGCCCGAGTCGGCGTCGGCCGAGCTCTTCGCGCTGGCGAAGACGCTGCTCCCCGGCATCGGCGGCACGGCGGTCGGCGGCGGGAGCGACGGCAACTTCACGGCCGCGCTGGGGGTGCCCACCCTCGATGGTCTGGGGGCGGTCGGCGGCGGTGCCCACGCCGACCACGAGTACCTGGTGGTCGACGCGATGGCCGAGCGGGCGAACCTCGTTGCCGGCCTGGTGAGGGCGCGGCAGGGCGGCCGGGCGGAGGCGGACGAGACGGCGTAG
- a CDS encoding barstar family protein — protein MRVADHVAWERDFPVRYLLVREDEDGETEYWGRCAGVEGLFLDKVPPREVLTLHGCTPTGALRDALSPAGEETGLLGDVCVEVWDEQQPLQWWTLVDTAVLACRPNRTDPARVDVVVGAGVQEDHAWQHTLPASAHCRLFVRTSVGVRPAGHCTRVDGLFRARVAPPPTPLHLIGCEAAEPLLAVLRRPRKWARNWAELRALDRHGRTMYRHHVYLGIEEARPSVLGGTLVDITLTDGGDDRPPLLARPVWETWRRGVPTTRNQWAPYCEHGRAEWLDLTATGMSGQGPDRSGGSYWLDGRFVTDVPGLHCAMAEALVGPGGYFGRERNAFEDCLNGGFGVAPPFTLIWHDAEVARRALAGTVSDPDGKLGYVEDIVRLLERRGVTVVLQ, from the coding sequence ATGCGGGTCGCGGATCATGTCGCCTGGGAACGGGACTTCCCGGTCAGGTACCTCCTGGTCCGGGAGGACGAGGACGGCGAGACGGAGTACTGGGGGCGGTGCGCGGGCGTCGAGGGCCTGTTCCTGGACAAGGTGCCGCCGCGCGAGGTGCTGACGCTGCACGGGTGCACTCCCACCGGCGCGTTGCGCGATGCCCTCTCCCCGGCCGGGGAGGAAACGGGCCTGCTCGGTGACGTCTGCGTCGAGGTGTGGGACGAGCAGCAGCCGCTCCAGTGGTGGACGCTGGTCGACACCGCCGTCCTCGCCTGCCGGCCGAACCGCACCGATCCGGCCCGGGTGGATGTGGTCGTCGGCGCAGGGGTCCAAGAAGACCACGCGTGGCAGCACACTCTTCCCGCGTCGGCGCACTGCCGGCTGTTCGTACGGACCAGCGTGGGCGTGCGTCCCGCCGGTCACTGCACCAGAGTGGACGGGCTGTTCCGCGCCCGCGTGGCTCCGCCGCCAACTCCACTGCACCTCATCGGATGTGAGGCCGCCGAGCCCCTGCTCGCCGTCCTGCGCCGACCGCGCAAGTGGGCGCGGAACTGGGCGGAGCTGCGGGCGCTGGACCGCCACGGCCGGACGATGTACCGCCACCATGTGTACCTGGGCATCGAGGAGGCGCGACCGTCCGTGCTCGGCGGCACTCTCGTCGACATCACACTCACCGACGGCGGGGACGACCGCCCGCCGCTGCTCGCCCGGCCGGTCTGGGAGACCTGGCGCCGAGGCGTCCCGACCACCCGCAACCAGTGGGCCCCGTACTGCGAGCACGGCAGAGCCGAGTGGCTCGACCTGACGGCCACCGGCATGAGCGGCCAGGGCCCGGACCGCTCCGGCGGCAGCTACTGGCTCGACGGAAGGTTCGTCACCGATGTGCCCGGCCTGCACTGCGCGATGGCCGAGGCGCTGGTGGGTCCCGGCGGCTACTTCGGCCGGGAGCGGAACGCCTTCGAGGACTGTCTGAACGGCGGCTTCGGAGTGGCCCCGCCCTTCACCCTGATCTGGCACGACGCCGAGGTGGCGCGCCGGGCACTGGCCGGCACCGTCTCGGACCCGGACGGGAAGCTCGGCTATGTCGAGGACATCGTCCGGCTGCTGGAACGACGCGGTGTCACGGTCGTTCTTCAGTAG
- a CDS encoding DUF1259 domain-containing protein yields the protein MAGDRQQDTHPHAGAPRRRVLAAAALAPMLAGAPTPARALSDGGTEPGKNGLLKPVNTALPDWTSVSEKLGGAGDMKRKVMFHTGLPRRDLRVRSRKIDVHPALALGSHVSFVRYGDGSTLAMGDVVVTEDELQQFIDVLHKHRIEQTAIHKHLLSQAPDLWWVHVHAHGHDPGAIAQGLRAAFDRTGTPRPRPTAAPGRVDLDTAGIDAALGAKGSVDDGIYKCIFVRRETITDGRLVLPPGLGSTSAFNFQPLGRGRAAISGDCAMIAGEVQDVLVALRRAGAELVELHNHGLRDEPRLFFTHFWAVGDGVRLARALRPAVEATNVVPAGG from the coding sequence ATGGCTGGAGACCGACAGCAGGACACCCACCCGCATGCGGGTGCGCCGCGGCGACGCGTGCTGGCCGCGGCCGCCCTGGCCCCGATGCTGGCGGGGGCACCGACTCCCGCTCGTGCCCTGTCCGACGGGGGAACCGAACCGGGAAAGAACGGGCTGCTCAAGCCGGTGAACACCGCGCTGCCGGACTGGACGAGCGTGTCCGAGAAGCTCGGCGGAGCCGGCGACATGAAGCGAAAGGTGATGTTCCATACGGGACTGCCGCGCCGGGACCTGCGGGTGCGCTCCCGCAAGATCGACGTCCATCCGGCACTCGCCCTGGGTTCGCACGTGTCCTTCGTCCGCTACGGCGACGGCAGCACACTGGCGATGGGCGACGTGGTGGTCACCGAGGACGAACTGCAGCAGTTCATCGATGTCCTGCACAAGCACCGGATCGAGCAGACCGCGATCCACAAGCATCTGCTCTCCCAGGCCCCCGACCTCTGGTGGGTTCACGTCCACGCACACGGCCACGACCCGGGAGCCATTGCCCAGGGCCTGCGCGCGGCGTTCGACCGCACCGGCACCCCGCGCCCACGACCGACCGCCGCGCCGGGACGCGTCGACCTCGACACCGCCGGCATCGACGCCGCCCTGGGCGCCAAAGGATCCGTCGACGACGGGATCTACAAATGCATCTTCGTGCGCCGCGAGACCATCACCGACGGGCGCCTGGTACTGCCGCCGGGGCTGGGGTCGACCAGCGCGTTCAACTTCCAGCCGCTGGGCCGTGGCCGGGCCGCGATCAGCGGCGACTGCGCCATGATCGCCGGGGAGGTCCAGGACGTCCTGGTGGCCCTGCGGCGTGCCGGAGCCGAACTCGTCGAGCTGCACAACCACGGCCTGAGGGACGAACCCCGCCTGTTCTTCACCCACTTCTGGGCCGTCGGTGACGGCGTCAGACTCGCCCGGGCCCTGCGCCCGGCGGTGGAGGCCACCAACGTCGTTCCAGCCGGCGGCTGA
- a CDS encoding VC0807 family protein, which translates to MPTRDSTPTQSAPATPETQTAPVLGRPAPPARSKGAAALGWLLTIGLNIVAPILTYHALRDHGWSESAALLAGGAWPVLESVVHLVWRRRIDEFAVVTLAFLVLTAVVSLVGAHSARALLLKDSAITGLFGLLCLATLLAPRPLMFYFGRKFATDGTAESTAWWNGLWQFEGFRTTLRTMTAVWGAAYCLEALARVALVYVLSTDTMVVLSPVLVYGVLGALAVWTAAYGKRARRKGEARAAAAAAAA; encoded by the coding sequence GTGCCCACTCGGGACAGCACACCTACCCAGAGCGCTCCGGCCACCCCGGAGACGCAGACAGCTCCGGTCCTCGGCCGGCCGGCGCCACCGGCGCGGTCCAAGGGCGCCGCCGCCCTCGGCTGGCTGCTCACCATCGGCCTCAACATCGTCGCGCCGATCTTGACTTACCACGCGCTCCGCGATCACGGCTGGAGCGAGTCCGCGGCACTCCTGGCGGGCGGCGCCTGGCCCGTGCTGGAGAGCGTCGTCCACCTCGTGTGGCGCCGCCGGATCGACGAATTCGCCGTGGTCACCCTGGCGTTCCTGGTGCTCACGGCCGTGGTGTCACTCGTGGGTGCGCACTCGGCCCGCGCCCTGCTGCTCAAGGACTCGGCCATCACGGGGCTGTTCGGGCTGCTGTGCCTGGCGACGCTGCTGGCACCGCGCCCGCTGATGTTCTATTTCGGCCGCAAGTTCGCGACCGACGGCACCGCGGAGAGCACCGCGTGGTGGAACGGTCTGTGGCAGTTCGAGGGATTCCGTACGACCCTGCGGACCATGACGGCGGTCTGGGGCGCGGCCTACTGCCTGGAGGCCCTGGCCCGGGTCGCGCTGGTGTACGTCCTGAGCACGGACACCATGGTGGTCCTGAGCCCGGTGCTGGTCTACGGCGTTCTCGGCGCACTGGCCGTGTGGACGGCCGCGTACGGCAAGCGGGCACGGCGCAAGGGCGAAGCGCGCGCCGCGGCAGCCGCGGCGGCGGCCTGA
- a CDS encoding alpha/beta fold hydrolase, giving the protein MEQTIQKRLPVGGGSWVTVDVYGEPDAPGLVVVPGAMADAHGWRHVATALDAWPSVTVVNRRGRAPSGPLTSAYSLQAEVEDLGVVLDERKGTQALFGWSYGGLIALLAANERPLRQVMAYEPVIRPFGRHVLPDLRAAEEAADWDATVEIVNRRVAGLGTAHVEALRADREVWAALRDLGRAAYGELAALNSAPPPEELARRADRVDLIIGRRNHGTAPYGTSFDDVRQRVTRAEVHLLPGQGHMAHIEAPTELGHLLNGLAVVG; this is encoded by the coding sequence ATGGAGCAAACGATTCAGAAAAGACTGCCGGTCGGTGGAGGCAGCTGGGTCACGGTCGATGTGTACGGAGAGCCGGATGCCCCGGGCCTCGTCGTCGTCCCGGGCGCGATGGCCGACGCTCACGGCTGGCGTCATGTCGCGACCGCGCTCGACGCCTGGCCGTCGGTGACGGTCGTCAACCGCCGGGGCCGCGCCCCCTCGGGGCCGTTGACCAGCGCCTACTCGTTGCAAGCGGAGGTCGAGGACCTCGGCGTGGTCCTCGACGAGCGCAAAGGCACCCAGGCGCTCTTCGGCTGGAGCTACGGCGGCTTGATCGCGCTGCTGGCCGCCAACGAGCGTCCCCTGCGCCAGGTGATGGCCTACGAGCCGGTGATACGGCCGTTCGGCCGTCACGTCCTGCCGGATCTGCGGGCCGCCGAAGAGGCGGCGGACTGGGACGCCACCGTCGAGATCGTGAACCGGAGGGTCGCCGGCCTCGGCACGGCACATGTCGAGGCGCTGCGGGCCGACCGTGAAGTATGGGCGGCCTTGCGGGACTTGGGCAGAGCGGCGTACGGCGAGCTCGCCGCGCTCAACTCGGCACCGCCACCGGAGGAGTTGGCGCGACGGGCGGACCGTGTCGATCTGATCATCGGCAGGCGCAATCACGGAACGGCCCCCTACGGAACGTCGTTCGACGACGTCCGGCAGCGCGTCACCCGCGCCGAAGTCCACCTGCTTCCCGGTCAGGGGCACATGGCCCACATCGAGGCGCCGACAGAGCTCGGCCACCTGCTCAACGGCCTTGCGGTCGTCGGGTGA